From one Sediminitomix flava genomic stretch:
- a CDS encoding DUF4920 domain-containing protein, producing MKKLTIILFALFTLFACQKEEKKEFFGAEITADNILSDTELKSTIAANDVANVKIQGDVYESCAVKGCWMKVTLEDGSDLMVKFKDYGFFVPKGLESGKVIMEGELKKELIPVDELKHYAEDAGQSAEEIAKITEPELKLTMVADGVILVDGKTTVTE from the coding sequence ATGAAAAAGCTAACCATTATCCTTTTTGCCCTTTTTACATTATTTGCTTGTCAGAAAGAAGAAAAAAAAGAATTCTTTGGAGCAGAAATTACAGCAGATAATATTCTTTCAGACACAGAATTAAAATCTACAATTGCGGCAAATGATGTAGCAAATGTGAAAATTCAAGGTGATGTTTATGAGTCTTGTGCGGTCAAAGGTTGTTGGATGAAAGTGACTTTGGAAGATGGAAGTGATCTGATGGTAAAGTTTAAAGACTATGGTTTCTTTGTACCAAAAGGACTAGAGTCAGGAAAGGTAATCATGGAAGGAGAATTGAAGAAAGAGCTTATTCCTGTAGACGAGCTAAAACATTATGCCGAAGATGCTGGTCAGTCAGCGGAAGAGATTGCAAAAATCACAGAACCAGAATTGAAATTGACAATGGTTGCAGATGGAGTGATTTTAGTAGATGGAAAAACGACTGTTACAGAATAG